From the genome of Banduia mediterranea, one region includes:
- the dapF gene encoding diaminopimelate epimerase, whose amino-acid sequence MRQSFTKMHGLGNDFVVIDATRRPFVPSADDLRRIADRRFGVGCDQILVVEPASAPDIDFDYRIYNADGSESGQCGNGARCLARFVRDKKLSERDTIRVRTQSSVLVLQLLADGQVRVDMGAPRFEPADIPMLATQRETRYRHELDGATLEFGALSMGNPHAVILVDDLDTAPVRTLGPRLQTQAIFPQQANVGFMQIVDRDTLRLRVYERGAGETLACGSGACAAAVIARLWDRVGKAVTVQLPGGSLQIEWDGEGQPVFMTGPASTVFTGDLEWFNQ is encoded by the coding sequence ATGAGGCAATCCTTCACCAAAATGCACGGTCTCGGCAATGACTTCGTCGTGATCGACGCGACGCGCCGGCCGTTCGTGCCCAGCGCGGACGATCTGCGCCGCATCGCTGATCGTCGCTTCGGCGTGGGCTGCGACCAGATTCTGGTGGTGGAGCCGGCCTCGGCGCCCGATATCGATTTCGATTACCGCATCTACAACGCGGACGGCAGCGAGTCCGGCCAGTGCGGCAACGGTGCACGCTGTCTGGCGCGCTTCGTCCGTGACAAGAAACTCAGCGAACGCGACACGATCCGCGTGCGCACGCAATCCAGCGTGCTGGTGCTGCAGTTGCTCGCGGATGGCCAGGTTCGTGTGGACATGGGCGCGCCGCGATTCGAACCGGCCGATATTCCGATGCTGGCCACGCAGCGCGAAACGCGGTATCGCCACGAACTGGATGGCGCCACGCTGGAATTCGGCGCGCTGAGCATGGGCAATCCGCATGCGGTGATCCTGGTCGACGATCTCGACACCGCGCCGGTGCGCACGCTGGGACCGCGCTTGCAGACGCAGGCGATCTTTCCGCAGCAGGCCAACGTCGGCTTCATGCAGATTGTCGATCGCGACACCCTCCGCCTGCGCGTCTATGAACGCGGGGCCGGCGAAACCCTGGCCTGCGGCAGCGGCGCCTGCGCCGCTGCGGTGATCGCCCGCCTGTGGGATCGCGTCGGTAAGGCCGTGACGGTGCAACTCCCAGGTGGCAGTCTGCAGATTGAGTGGGACGGTGAAGGGCAGCCAGTCTTCATGACCGGACCCGCAAGCACGGTATTCACGGGGGATTTGGAGTGGTTCAATCAGTGA
- the xerC gene encoding tyrosine recombinase XerC, whose protein sequence is MTLREDIARYLDVLRDERRLSAHSVAAARRDLAGFAQLCIERDIERADQIDTHSVRAYVMALRRKGLKPVSVHRHLSSLRSFLRELVERGELKANPAAGIRPPKRDKPLPKTLSVDQVEHLLRPTGDDALNLRDTALLELFYSSGLRLAELAALDVDDLLGGDEVRVTGKGSKTRIVPVGSMAHQAIAHWLKRRGDWLRGDESALFISSRGQRMSVRSIQQRVQARGARAGLDVRVHPHRLRHSFATHLLESSGDLRAVQELLGHASISTTQIYTQLDFSHLSKVYDAAHPRARRKG, encoded by the coding sequence TTGACGCTGCGCGAGGACATTGCACGTTACCTCGACGTCCTGCGCGATGAGCGACGCCTGTCTGCGCACAGTGTGGCTGCCGCGCGACGCGACCTGGCCGGATTCGCGCAACTGTGCATCGAGCGCGACATCGAACGCGCCGACCAGATCGACACCCACAGCGTGCGCGCCTATGTGATGGCCTTGCGCCGCAAGGGCCTCAAACCCGTGAGCGTGCATCGCCACCTGTCCTCGCTGCGCAGCTTCCTGCGGGAATTGGTGGAGCGTGGCGAACTCAAGGCCAACCCGGCCGCCGGCATCCGCCCGCCGAAACGCGACAAGCCGCTGCCCAAGACCCTGTCGGTGGATCAGGTCGAGCACCTGCTCAGGCCCACCGGCGACGACGCCCTGAACCTGCGCGACACCGCGTTGCTGGAACTGTTCTATTCCTCCGGCCTGCGGCTGGCGGAACTTGCGGCGCTGGATGTGGACGATCTGCTCGGTGGCGACGAGGTTCGTGTCACCGGCAAGGGCAGCAAGACCCGCATCGTGCCGGTGGGCTCGATGGCGCACCAGGCCATCGCGCATTGGCTGAAGCGCCGCGGCGACTGGCTTCGCGGCGACGAATCCGCGCTGTTCATTTCCAGCCGCGGCCAGCGCATGAGCGTGCGCAGCATCCAGCAGCGCGTGCAGGCCCGCGGCGCGCGAGCGGGTCTGGACGTACGGGTGCATCCGCACCGCCTGCGTCATTCCTTCGCCACGCATCTGCTGGAATCCAGCGGCGATCTGCGCGCCGTCCAGGAATTGCTGGGGCACGCCAGCATTTCCACCACGCAGATCTACACCCAGCTCGATTTTTCGCACCTTTCGAAGGTTTATGACGCGGCGCACCCACGCGCGCGGCGCAAGGGCTGA
- a CDS encoding DUF484 family protein, whose product MSEEAVIAFLKRSPDFLLRHPHLLETLEVRHGSGPAVSLIERQVEILRGKNARLEDRLLRLVDAAQENEKRVNAANRLARALLRAPTLATVVSSLARVMRDDFGVDEVFVGVHAPTLLRQDIDGLTRLDASGQIVRHFNDFFRTKLIDCGPISEMRAKLLFPKARPLPLSAAIVPLEKERNLGMLALAARDADRFQPKQGKYFLEMTADLVAAALRARLG is encoded by the coding sequence ATGTCCGAAGAAGCAGTGATCGCCTTTCTCAAGCGCAGCCCGGATTTCCTGCTGCGGCATCCGCATCTGCTGGAGACCCTGGAGGTGCGCCACGGCAGCGGGCCGGCCGTTTCCCTGATCGAACGCCAGGTGGAGATCCTGCGTGGCAAGAACGCGCGGCTCGAAGACCGCCTGCTGCGTCTGGTCGACGCGGCGCAGGAGAACGAAAAACGCGTCAATGCCGCCAACCGCCTCGCGCGCGCACTGCTGCGCGCGCCGACGCTGGCAACAGTCGTGTCGAGTCTGGCGCGGGTGATGCGCGACGACTTCGGCGTCGACGAGGTCTTCGTCGGCGTGCACGCGCCGACCCTGCTGCGTCAGGACATCGACGGACTCACGCGGCTTGACGCCAGCGGCCAGATCGTCCGCCATTTCAATGACTTCTTCCGCACCAAGTTGATCGACTGCGGCCCGATCAGCGAAATGCGGGCGAAGCTGCTATTCCCCAAGGCACGGCCGCTGCCGTTGTCGGCGGCGATCGTGCCGCTGGAGAAGGAGCGCAATCTCGGCATGCTGGCCCTTGCCGCCCGCGACGCGGATCGCTTCCAGCCCAAGCAGGGCAAGTATTTTCTGGAAATGACGGCGGACCTCGTGGCCGCCGCCCTGCGCGCGAGACTCGGTTGA
- a CDS encoding Uma2 family endonuclease has translation MGTPIRKDDRHYTYADYLKFPEDERWEIIDGVAYGMSPSPSDAHQSLSAEILAQVHAQLRGKQCHVRAAPFDVRFNSADTSDSIVQPDLLVVCDRSKITPAGLIGTPDWVVEILSPSTASTDQITKRALYERYGVPEYWLVHPVDRILTIYRLDAGARYGAADIRELGGQTEVAAVPGLEIDWDLWEPLFEPS, from the coding sequence ATGGGCACGCCGATTCGCAAGGATGATCGACACTACACCTACGCGGACTATCTGAAGTTTCCGGAAGATGAGCGCTGGGAGATCATCGACGGCGTGGCCTACGGGATGTCGCCGAGTCCGTCAGATGCGCATCAGAGCCTGAGCGCGGAAATCCTCGCGCAAGTGCACGCACAGTTGCGCGGCAAGCAGTGTCATGTGCGAGCGGCGCCCTTCGATGTTCGCTTCAACAGCGCCGACACCAGCGACAGCATCGTGCAACCGGACTTGCTGGTCGTCTGCGATCGCAGCAAGATCACGCCGGCGGGGCTGATCGGAACGCCGGACTGGGTCGTCGAAATCCTGTCACCGAGCACCGCCAGCACGGACCAGATCACCAAGCGCGCCCTGTATGAACGCTACGGCGTGCCCGAATACTGGTTGGTCCATCCCGTGGACCGCATTCTGACAATCTACCGGCTGGACGCCGGGGCGCGCTATGGCGCCGCCGACATCCGCGAACTCGGCGGCCAGACCGAAGTCGCGGCCGTGCCTGGCCTGGAGATCGACTGGGACCTCTGGGAGCCGCTGTTCGAACCGAGCTGA
- the hslU gene encoding ATP-dependent protease ATPase subunit HslU: protein MTPREIVQELDRHIVGQADAKRAVAIALRNRWRRGQVPEQLRGEITPKNILMIGPTGVGKTEIARRLAKLANAPFVKVEATKFTEVGYVGKDVESIIRDLADVSIKKTREQAMQRVHARAELAAEDRILDALVPPPKDFDEAAQQRQNENSAARQVFRKQLREGKLDDKEIELRLSQSAPRMEIMGPPGMEEMTQQLQSMFQNMNQNRSKSRRIKIGEATPLLIDEEAAKLVDEEAIRAEAMHNAEENGIVFIDEIDKVCKRGEYAGADVSREGVQRDLLPLVEGANVTTKYGAINTDHVLFIASGAFHMAKPSDLIPELQGRLPIRVELDALKVGDFERILREPAHSLIEQYKALMLTEGVTVDFTDDGIRRVAEVAFQVNETTENIGARRLHTVMERLMEEIAFDAPDRDGHTLRIDAAYVNDKLQALAGDEDLSRYIL, encoded by the coding sequence ATGACCCCGCGCGAAATCGTGCAGGAACTGGATCGCCACATCGTCGGCCAGGCCGATGCCAAGCGCGCTGTCGCCATCGCGCTGCGCAACCGCTGGCGCCGAGGCCAGGTGCCGGAACAGCTGCGCGGCGAGATCACGCCCAAGAACATCCTCATGATCGGCCCGACCGGCGTCGGCAAGACCGAGATTGCGCGCCGCCTCGCGAAGTTGGCGAACGCGCCGTTCGTGAAGGTCGAGGCCACGAAATTCACCGAAGTGGGTTATGTCGGTAAGGATGTGGAGTCGATCATCCGCGATCTGGCCGATGTCTCGATCAAGAAGACCCGCGAACAGGCGATGCAGCGCGTGCACGCCCGCGCCGAACTCGCGGCTGAGGATCGTATCCTCGACGCTCTGGTGCCGCCGCCCAAGGATTTCGACGAAGCCGCGCAACAGCGCCAGAACGAAAACAGCGCCGCGCGCCAGGTCTTCCGCAAGCAGTTGCGCGAGGGCAAGCTCGACGACAAGGAGATCGAACTGCGTCTGAGCCAGTCCGCGCCGCGCATGGAGATCATGGGGCCGCCAGGCATGGAGGAAATGACCCAGCAGCTGCAGTCCATGTTCCAGAACATGAACCAGAACCGCAGCAAGTCGCGCAGGATCAAGATCGGCGAGGCCACGCCGCTGCTGATCGACGAGGAAGCTGCCAAGCTCGTCGACGAAGAAGCCATCCGCGCCGAGGCGATGCACAACGCCGAGGAAAACGGCATCGTCTTCATCGACGAAATCGACAAGGTCTGCAAACGCGGCGAGTACGCCGGCGCCGATGTCTCGCGCGAAGGCGTGCAGCGCGATCTTCTGCCGCTGGTGGAAGGTGCCAATGTGACCACCAAATACGGCGCGATCAACACCGACCATGTGCTGTTCATCGCCAGCGGTGCCTTCCACATGGCCAAGCCCTCGGACCTGATTCCGGAATTGCAGGGCCGCCTGCCGATCCGCGTGGAACTCGACGCGCTCAAGGTCGGCGATTTCGAGCGCATCCTGCGCGAACCGGCGCACTCGCTGATCGAGCAGTACAAGGCATTGATGCTGACCGAAGGCGTCACCGTCGATTTCACCGATGACGGCATTCGCCGCGTCGCCGAGGTCGCCTTCCAGGTCAACGAAACCACCGAGAACATCGGCGCGCGCCGCCTGCACACGGTGATGGAAAGGCTGATGGAGGAAATCGCCTTCGACGCACCGGATCGCGATGGTCACACGCTCAGGATCGACGCCGCCTACGTCAACGACAAATTGCAGGCACTGGCTGGCGACGAAGACCTTTCGCGCTACATCCTGTAA
- a CDS encoding GFA family protein — MPTETLAVHRGGCHCGAVRFEVTAPTKLTVQRCNCSICRMHDFLHLIVPHDRFSLLSGEDRLSRYTFNSGVAQHLFCSICGVKSFYVPRSNPDGYSVNLRCIDPSTLASVQIEDFDGQNWEANAQGLAALSNPHR; from the coding sequence ATGCCCACCGAGACCCTGGCCGTGCATCGCGGCGGCTGTCATTGTGGCGCCGTTCGATTCGAAGTCACGGCGCCGACCAAGCTCACCGTGCAGCGCTGCAACTGCTCGATCTGCCGGATGCACGATTTTCTGCACCTGATCGTGCCGCATGATCGGTTTTCGCTGCTGAGCGGTGAGGACCGGCTGAGTCGCTACACCTTCAACAGCGGTGTGGCGCAGCATCTGTTCTGCTCGATCTGCGGCGTGAAGTCGTTCTATGTGCCGCGCTCGAATCCGGACGGCTACTCGGTCAATCTGCGCTGTATCGATCCGTCCACGCTGGCGTCGGTACAGATCGAAGACTTCGACGGGCAGAACTGGGAAGCCAACGCCCAGGGGCTGGCGGCGCTGTCGAACCCGCACCGCTGA
- the hslV gene encoding ATP-dependent protease subunit HslV, whose amino-acid sequence MQQFDGTTILCVRRGHQVALGGDGQVSLGNTMIKGNARKVRRLYGDKVMAGFAGGTADAFTLFERFEGKLEKHGGNLTRAAVEMAKDWRTDRMLRRLEALLLVADAETSLMITGNGDVMEPEHGVIAIGSGGSFAQSAAIALSENTELSAREICEKSLHIAADICIYTNHSLTIESIDRPGTESA is encoded by the coding sequence ATGCAACAATTTGACGGCACCACCATACTTTGCGTCCGCCGCGGCCATCAGGTCGCACTCGGCGGTGACGGCCAGGTTTCCCTTGGCAACACCATGATCAAGGGCAACGCGCGCAAGGTGCGCCGGCTCTACGGCGACAAGGTCATGGCCGGATTCGCTGGCGGCACCGCCGACGCCTTCACCCTGTTCGAGCGCTTCGAGGGCAAGCTGGAGAAGCACGGCGGCAATCTCACCCGCGCCGCCGTCGAAATGGCCAAGGACTGGCGCACCGACCGCATGCTGCGGCGCCTTGAAGCCTTGCTGCTGGTGGCCGACGCCGAGACCTCGCTGATGATCACCGGCAACGGCGACGTGATGGAGCCCGAACACGGCGTCATCGCCATCGGTTCCGGCGGCAGCTTCGCGCAGTCCGCCGCCATCGCCCTGAGCGAGAACACCGAACTGTCCGCCCGCGAAATCTGCGAGAAGTCGCTGCACATCGCCGCCGACATCTGCATCTATACCAATCATTCGCTGACGATCGAATCGATCGACAGGCCGGGCACCGAGTCGGCCTGA
- a CDS encoding ParM/StbA family protein → MQVLGVDIGFGFTKATDGRQYQIFKSVVGESTEIQFNEPLLQANAPYARHIEVGGEGYFLGELAEAQSRGRGFTLDQSQFLQKYAQTLALGATAPLISGNDPVRIVTGLPISFYRKYKDTLTQLLQRRHSFNLIKPNGEREEKVISVERVRVIPQPFGSMFDLMLNDIGKPASQRFVTEKIGIIDVGFRTADYTISDKTRYSERGSQSSDAGISLAFSAIANALMEKSGVSVELYRLYDAVGKGSIKIKGKRYDITKLVQQAFSGLASRIATEVNRLWADDWDIDAVVLTGGGGAVLAPYLQSLIEGELIPVPADQDARLNNVAGYYKYGMHVWGS, encoded by the coding sequence ATGCAAGTCCTCGGTGTGGATATCGGCTTCGGATTCACCAAGGCCACCGATGGTCGTCAGTACCAGATCTTCAAGTCCGTGGTCGGGGAATCCACGGAAATCCAGTTCAATGAGCCGCTGTTGCAGGCCAATGCGCCTTATGCGCGCCATATCGAGGTCGGCGGCGAAGGCTATTTTCTGGGCGAACTCGCGGAGGCGCAGTCGCGCGGGCGCGGTTTCACGCTGGATCAGTCTCAGTTCCTGCAGAAGTACGCGCAGACACTGGCGCTGGGCGCCACCGCACCGCTGATCAGCGGCAACGATCCGGTGCGCATCGTGACCGGCCTGCCGATCAGCTTCTACCGAAAGTACAAGGACACGCTCACGCAGTTGCTGCAGCGGCGTCACAGCTTCAACCTGATCAAACCCAATGGCGAGCGCGAGGAGAAGGTGATCTCGGTGGAGCGCGTGCGCGTGATTCCGCAGCCCTTCGGCTCGATGTTCGATCTGATGCTCAACGACATCGGCAAGCCGGCCAGCCAGCGCTTCGTCACCGAGAAGATCGGCATCATCGACGTGGGCTTTCGTACCGCCGACTACACCATCAGCGACAAGACGCGCTATTCGGAACGCGGCTCGCAGTCCTCGGACGCCGGCATCTCGCTGGCCTTCTCGGCGATCGCCAATGCCCTGATGGAGAAGAGCGGTGTCAGCGTGGAGCTGTACCGGCTCTACGACGCGGTCGGCAAGGGTTCGATCAAGATCAAGGGCAAGCGCTACGACATCACCAAGCTGGTGCAGCAGGCCTTCAGCGGCCTCGCCTCGCGCATCGCCACCGAGGTCAACCGCCTGTGGGCGGACGACTGGGATATCGACGCGGTGGTGCTCACCGGCGGTGGCGGTGCGGTGCTCGCGCCCTACCTGCAATCACTGATCGAAGGCGAACTGATCCCGGTGCCGGCGGATCAGGACGCGCGGCTCAACAACGTGGCCGGCTACTACAAGTACGGCATGCACGTCTGGGGCAGCTAG
- a CDS encoding response regulator: MNAARILIVEDEVRLAGLMADYLRAASYEVDLAHDGLAAIPALRAQTYELVLLDLMLPGRDGLDICRELRSFSDVPVIMVTARVEEIDRLLGLEIGADDYVCKPFSPREVVARVRAILRRRRRDFAVDGAMDEPALDIDEARFRASVGGKVLDLTPVEFRLLRTLAGAPGRVFSREQLLDQLYNDHRVVTDRTVDSHIKNLRRKLQQAAPERELIRSIYGVGYKLE, translated from the coding sequence ATGAATGCCGCGCGCATCCTGATTGTGGAGGACGAGGTCAGGCTTGCCGGGCTGATGGCCGACTATCTGCGCGCCGCCAGCTACGAGGTGGACTTGGCGCACGACGGTCTCGCGGCGATCCCGGCGCTGCGCGCGCAAACCTACGAGCTGGTGCTGCTGGACTTGATGCTACCGGGCCGCGATGGACTGGACATCTGTCGCGAGCTGCGCAGCTTCTCGGACGTGCCGGTGATCATGGTGACGGCGCGCGTCGAGGAGATCGACCGTCTGCTCGGGCTGGAAATCGGCGCGGACGATTATGTCTGCAAGCCGTTCTCGCCGCGCGAGGTCGTGGCCCGCGTGCGCGCGATCCTGCGTCGTCGTCGTCGCGATTTCGCAGTCGATGGCGCGATGGACGAACCGGCCCTGGATATCGATGAGGCCCGGTTTCGCGCCAGCGTCGGCGGCAAGGTCCTGGACCTCACGCCGGTGGAATTTCGTCTGCTCAGAACGCTCGCTGGCGCGCCCGGCCGCGTGTTCTCGCGTGAGCAGCTGCTGGACCAGCTCTACAACGATCACCGCGTCGTGACCGACCGCACGGTGGACAGTCACATCAAGAACCTGCGTCGCAAGCTGCAGCAGGCCGCGCCGGAGCGCGAGCTGATCCGCTCGATCTACGGCGTCGGCTACAAGCTCGAATGA
- a CDS encoding HAD family hydrolase yields the protein MSILHLPHAKPRVILFDWHATLVDTMDAMYHAVDDVLPRLVEIGLHDRVVPPAQSKTMEDAKLVKYIREHGRLHPKIKAERRVSRTDIFELLFGEDQEAKRIAHREFDKSYGKHFGAVKPLEADARQHLTALSALGIRLGVLSNRARQFMAHEIYMVDGTGWNELFDTLVCGDDVVQRKPHPDLILKALDNLGAPADHGCWYVGDSTTDVIAANEAGVTSVFYNGAGWDQAWIDKIFPETPRHPHHPDTVVASLPELLALARRFVDSAASVDNAETGTDRGAD from the coding sequence ATGAGCATCCTGCATCTGCCGCACGCGAAACCGCGCGTGATCCTGTTCGACTGGCACGCGACCCTGGTCGACACCATGGACGCGATGTACCACGCGGTGGACGACGTGCTGCCGCGCCTGGTCGAGATCGGCTTGCACGATCGCGTGGTGCCGCCCGCGCAGTCCAAGACCATGGAAGACGCGAAACTGGTCAAGTACATCCGCGAGCATGGCCGCCTGCATCCCAAGATCAAGGCCGAGCGCCGCGTCTCGCGCACCGACATTTTCGAGCTGCTGTTCGGCGAGGATCAGGAGGCCAAGCGCATCGCCCATCGCGAGTTCGACAAGAGTTACGGCAAGCACTTCGGTGCGGTCAAACCCTTGGAGGCCGATGCGCGGCAACACTTGACGGCGCTGTCCGCGCTGGGGATACGCCTGGGCGTGCTGTCGAACCGCGCGCGCCAGTTCATGGCGCACGAAATCTACATGGTGGACGGCACCGGCTGGAATGAGCTGTTCGACACCCTGGTCTGTGGCGATGACGTGGTGCAGCGCAAGCCGCATCCCGATCTGATTCTCAAGGCGCTGGACAACCTGGGAGCGCCGGCCGATCACGGCTGCTGGTACGTGGGCGACAGCACCACCGACGTGATCGCCGCCAACGAGGCCGGCGTGACCTCGGTGTTCTACAACGGCGCCGGCTGGGATCAGGCCTGGATCGACAAAATCTTTCCCGAAACGCCGCGCCATCCACATCACCCGGATACCGTGGTGGCGAGTCTGCCGGAACTGTTGGCGCTGGCGCGTCGCTTTGTCGACAGCGCCGCATCGGTCGATAATGCCGAAACCGGCACCGACCGCGGAGCAGATTGA
- a CDS encoding aldehyde dehydrogenase family protein — protein sequence MNTVVSHLPNAAPDTTEPSEQPDLQAAFAKQRDTALRLRTSTPAERIAKIKRLLEAVQSYMPQWYEAGEADFKKPPAEMDLTEILPVVSEARDAMRHLKKWMKPHKVRPTRMMLGNSAWVQCEPKGRCLIISPWNYPVNLTFGPLISAIAAGNTAIIKPSEMTPHLSALMGKIVREVFPEDEVALFEGDAGTSQALLDLPFDHIFFTGSPAIGKVVMAAAAKHLSSVTLELGGKSPTIVDETANLKAAARNVLWGKYTNNGQTCIAPDHIYVHESVREAFIGHCVQALEQAYGKTAADQLQSRSLARVVNQRHTQRIGGLLDDARQQGAKVLFGGDVQVNECFIAPTLLGDIPRSARIMDEEIFGPILPIISYTDLDAVIAEINAQPKPLALYVWSKSELNIHKLLHNTSSGGACINMTVMQFVHGNLPFGGVNNSGIGNAHSEYGFKAFSHERAVLRARVPAAFLFYPPYTKTTSKIVKLLLKIL from the coding sequence ATGAATACCGTAGTGAGCCATTTGCCCAATGCGGCGCCGGACACGACCGAACCCAGCGAGCAACCTGATCTGCAGGCCGCCTTCGCAAAACAGCGCGACACCGCGCTACGCCTGCGCACCTCCACACCGGCCGAGCGCATCGCCAAGATCAAGCGCCTGCTGGAAGCCGTGCAGTCCTACATGCCGCAGTGGTACGAAGCCGGCGAGGCGGATTTCAAGAAGCCGCCGGCCGAAATGGACCTCACCGAAATCCTGCCCGTGGTGTCCGAGGCGCGGGACGCGATGCGGCATCTCAAGAAGTGGATGAAGCCGCACAAGGTGCGGCCCACGCGGATGATGCTCGGCAACTCGGCCTGGGTGCAGTGCGAACCCAAGGGCCGCTGCCTGATCATCTCGCCGTGGAACTATCCGGTGAACCTCACCTTCGGTCCGCTGATCTCCGCGATCGCCGCCGGCAATACCGCGATCATCAAGCCTTCCGAGATGACGCCGCATCTGTCCGCGCTGATGGGCAAGATCGTGCGCGAGGTGTTTCCGGAAGATGAAGTGGCCCTGTTCGAAGGTGATGCCGGGACCTCGCAGGCGCTGCTGGATCTGCCGTTCGATCACATCTTCTTCACCGGCAGTCCGGCGATCGGCAAGGTCGTGATGGCGGCAGCGGCCAAGCACCTGAGCAGCGTGACCCTGGAACTCGGTGGCAAGTCGCCGACCATCGTCGACGAAACCGCCAATCTCAAGGCGGCCGCGCGCAACGTGCTGTGGGGCAAGTACACCAACAACGGCCAGACCTGCATCGCGCCCGATCACATCTACGTGCATGAAAGCGTGCGCGAGGCCTTCATCGGTCATTGCGTGCAGGCCCTGGAACAGGCCTACGGCAAGACCGCGGCGGATCAGTTGCAGAGTCGCTCGCTGGCGCGTGTGGTCAATCAACGCCACACGCAGCGCATTGGCGGGCTGCTGGATGACGCGCGCCAGCAGGGCGCCAAGGTGCTGTTCGGCGGCGATGTCCAGGTCAACGAGTGCTTCATCGCCCCGACCCTGCTCGGCGACATCCCGCGCAGCGCACGCATCATGGACGAGGAAATCTTCGGCCCGATCCTGCCGATCATCAGCTACACCGACCTGGATGCGGTGATCGCCGAGATCAACGCCCAGCCCAAGCCGCTGGCGCTGTACGTGTGGAGCAAGAGCGAACTCAACATCCACAAGCTGCTGCACAACACCAGCTCCGGCGGCGCCTGCATCAACATGACGGTGATGCAGTTCGTGCACGGCAATCTGCCGTTCGGCGGCGTCAACAATTCCGGCATCGGCAACGCGCACAGTGAGTACGGCTTCAAGGCGTTCTCGCATGAACGCGCAGTGCTGCGCGCACGCGTTCCGGCGGCCTTCCTGTTCTACCCGCCGTACACCAAGACGACCTCGAAAATCGTCAAGCTGTTGCTGAAGATCCTGTAG